In a single window of the Rhizobium etli CFN 42 genome:
- a CDS encoding TadE/TadG family type IV pilus assembly protein: MVTFRTFKTFCQDSSGVSLTEALLTFPIVMLVFAAFIEFGYAMSQWNQTVKALQYGARLAAVSDPLTTNFNAVFPTDAADPLNNGKATPNDATISSTCGPALANCSMAALNRIVLGSDGVCNVGTDPHPGICDLNWRIKRENLVVTYQRSGLGYWGRPDGPVLTMRLEVREVTFDLPILGGLLGLNEVTIPAHPVTITTEDLKTCSTC; encoded by the coding sequence ATGGTGACCTTTCGGACGTTCAAGACATTCTGCCAGGATAGCAGTGGTGTCAGTCTTACCGAAGCATTGCTGACCTTTCCGATCGTCATGCTGGTATTCGCCGCCTTCATCGAGTTCGGCTATGCGATGTCGCAGTGGAATCAGACGGTCAAGGCACTGCAATATGGTGCCCGACTTGCGGCCGTATCAGATCCGCTGACAACCAATTTCAATGCCGTTTTCCCGACCGATGCTGCCGATCCGCTCAACAACGGCAAAGCCACTCCGAACGACGCCACGATATCTTCGACCTGCGGACCGGCTCTCGCCAACTGCAGCATGGCGGCATTGAACCGCATCGTCCTGGGAAGCGATGGCGTTTGCAACGTAGGAACCGATCCTCACCCCGGCATTTGTGACCTTAACTGGCGCATCAAGCGCGAGAATTTGGTTGTCACCTATCAGCGATCGGGACTCGGCTATTGGGGCCGCCCTGACGGGCCCGTGCTGACGATGCGGCTGGAGGTGCGTGAGGTCACCTTCGATCTGCCGATCCTCGGCGGGCTGCTGGGGCTTAACGAGGTCACCATCCCTGCCCATCCGGTGACGATCACGACGGAAGACCTGAAGACCTGCTCAACCTGCTGA